The DNA segment ATATCCGAAAAAATAGGCTGCATCACGCCTCAACCCAGGGTAGTCGACCGGGCTGGTGTCATTCAGCTCCCTGCCGAAGCCGTATGGCCTCTCAGCATGGTTGATAGGGACAACGGTCTCCAGGGAGTCGGAAATGCCGAGATAGCGATCAGGGAGTTGGTATGGGAAAAGCGTTTGCGTAGAGCTGGATTCATAGAAAGAGACCGGGCTTACCGGTAGCCAGTCGGTGGACTGGGCTTGGCCCGTCAAGGTCAACAGGATGAGACAGCAGAGGAGCCGTCCCAGATGGCTCCCTGTCTGAGTGTTGCTATGTTTCGTATCTCTGATCATGCGCAGCTATCTGTTGCCTGGCTTGGACTGTGGCGACAGACGAGTCTGATTCTTCAACCCTGGATTCTTGGTAGACGGAGATCGCCGGCCGCGATTATAGCGGATCGTAAATCTGGAACCACCACTTTTCGTGAGATTCTTGAACTCCCACAGGGAGACCTCAGCCCAATGGCCGTAGACATGGGGCCTGTTGCAGGTCAATGAAGTTGTTGGTGAGGGAGGTTTAAATGAATGAAAAACAGAGAGTTATGGATTCTTCGTGCCATCCTCGTTGGTTTTTCGCAGGTTTTCCAGATTGTCCAGTACCCGCTGGGCACGCTGGATCTTCTCCCGAGCCCGTAGATCGAGGGGGTCGAGGGTCAGGGCTGCCCGCCAGGTAGCCTTGGCACTCTCGATTTCACCATCCCGATAGAGCCGGTCACCGGCCAGCAGTAGGTTCTCAATATATTTTTTCAGTGTTCGCTTGACGTCGGCGAGTAGTTTTTTTGCCGTTTCGTTCTTGGGTGACTCTTTCAATACGAGATTGAGTGCGAGTCTGGCTTCCTTGAGCTGGCCGCTCTCAACCAGTCGTTTGGCCTCCGCAAGGTTTTTGTCGATGCGTTTTTTCCACTTCTGCTCTCGCGTGGCCAACTCCTCCTTTGCGACTGCTTTTTTATACTGGATCTGCTCTTTCAGAAGGTGTTCCATCAGGTTTTGGTCGGCCTTATCCTGTTTCAATGAAAGGGCGAGGGTCAGGCAGTCCTTGGACAAGGCATTGTTTCGCTTAAAATGGCGCCATGCGCACTCAGATAGCGCCTTTTGCATACTCAGCAGGGTTTCCTGGGTCTCCTGCAGGAGCTCGTAGTAGTGGGGTTTATCGGGACTGGCTTGGGTCAGCTTGGTAAGAATCGGCAACTGATTCTTCAATGCTGAGGTATTGCTGATCAGCAGTTGATCGTTCAGCTCCTCTTCCAGGGTCTTTTGTTGGTTTCTGAAGCTCTCGAGCTCCTTTGAATAGGCGGTGCTGAGATTTCTGTTGGCACTGGCACGGTCAAGGAGTGTGATTGCCTCGCCATAGCGTCCCTTGGCCGCTAATTGCCGGCTCTTGTCGAGGGCGTTGTCTTCAACTGGGGCAGGCGTGGTTTTCTTGCTTTCTATCAACTGACAGCCTGAGATCATCGTGAGTGATAGATAGGCTATAAATAGTTTTAAAAGCAGTTTCATCTAACCTGTTTGTTCAATATATAGGCCATGGTACGCAACAACCATTGACCAAATTCCCGTGACGGTGTTCCCGCAATATAGGGTGTAACGAGATTTTTCTTACCCCGAATCTTCAGCGTGGGTTGTTTGTGCAGCTCAACCATTTCAGCCACCCCGGGAAACTCAGCCGTTGTCTGGCTCATCATGATGCCGTCAGCCGGAGAAGCGCCACATAGGCGGGAGGCGAGATTAACAGTATCGCCTACAACAGTATATTCCAGCCGGTCGGGAATTCCGATATTACCCGCCAGCATTGTACCGCTATTTATGCCGATCCGTAGCATGATCGGTTCTTTCCTTGATTGGCGGCGTTTTTTGTTGATATGACGCACCATGGCCTGAATCAGCCAGGCGCAGCGAATCGCCTGCTGTCCATGTTCCTTATCCGCCTCGGGAACCCCAAACAGGATCATGGCACTGTCGCCGATGAATTTATCCACAACGCCTCGACAGCGGTGTGCCGAGTTGGCAATTGCACCCAGATAGAGATTCAGCAGGGAAGCCACTTCATCGGCGGGAAGATCCTCTGAGAGCCGGGTGAAACCAACAATATCGCAAAATAGGATACTCCCCTCCATCTCCTGATTGGCGAGGCGTGGTTGGGACAGGTTTGAGAGGATTTTCTCCGCCACCACAGGAGAGACATAGCGGGAGAGGGCATCTTCAACCTGGCGTTTTTCCAGTAGTCCTGCGGTCATGCGGTCAAAATGGGCATACACCTGGCCGATCTCGTCATGGCGGTCTGTCTCCGTAGGACTGACCAGCAGGCCCGCTTCAGGCTTTTGCCCTGCCTGGGCTAGGAGGGTGATCGGTCTGCTCAGGCGCTTGCTCAAGACATAGGAGAGTATGCCGGCGATCAGAATCAGGCCAAATGTGGCGTAACCGATGATACCGATGGTGCGCTGCTGATTGCGGTCGAGAAATTGCCGGTCCAGGGTGATCATGGCGTGGCCGGCGATGACATCGCGGAATTTTATGGTGCTGAAGAATGTGATTGCCGGGTGCCTGATATTATCTTCGTCGCGCCAAGACCAGATCATCGGTAACAGCTCTTCAGAACCGGGCAACTGATGGGGTACGCTGCCGGATGTGATCCAGGGCTTTTCGCTAGGCACGATCGCAGCGCCGACCACCTTCTCATTTTGGGTTTGACGGCTTACCAGTCCCTGTAGATTGAACTGGTCATCTGCGAGCATGGGTTCACTGGCGGAGTGAGCCAGTTGTTCCACCAGGACTTCACCAAACCCTTTCACCTCACGCATGTGGAAGCTGGTTTGCTGGGTGATGAGAAACCAACCGAGAACACCCATAACCAGCGTTATCAATGTGCCGATGTAGATCGTCCACTTGATGGCGATGGGAACGGGTGCCTTGCGAAACAGTCGTACAAGCCAGTTTATCACGGATATAATCTTATAAATCAGTTAGATATTAAAGTAATTTAGTAACTTGCTTTAAATAGTGTTTTAGTACCGTTCGGAACAGATTGAGTGACTGCTCCCGCAGCCTCAGCTTACACGGACCCGTTCCTATCATTCTAGGGCCTTAGCAGTCTTTATCGTATCTCTACTACAACCCTTGGCCCATGTTCAATGGGGTTGGGGCAGATAGGTGCATAGTATATTTAGATAGTTGAATGCTTTCATGAAAAATAACAACATAAAACACCATCCAATGGGTCTGTTGACTATCAATTGAAACGGTAATGAAAATACCGAGACTCAATCATTGGTAATCTTGGCGGCCCGGTTGATATGTTGTAATAGCCTGGCAGATATCTCCTCGATGGACATAGATGTGGTATCCAGATAGGGGATCCTGTAGTGCTTGTAGAGATCTTCAGACAGCTTGATCTCCATTCTACACTGTTCGATGGATGAGTAGCGGCGATCGGGTCGCCGTTCCTGCCGAATCCGTTGCAGTTGGTGTGGGTCGATGGTCAGTCCATAGAGCTTGTTCTTGTAGGTGCTCAAGACCTTTGGCAGCAGATCATTCTCAAGATCATCTTCTGTGATGGGGTAGTTAGCCGCCAGGACACTATGTTGCAGACCGAGAAAGAGGCAGGTGGGGGTCTTGCCGACACGCGATACCCCAATCAGGATCAGATCGGCAGTGGTGTAGTTCTTGGTGATGGCCCCATCATCGTTGTTCAAGGCGAAATTGACTGCGTGGATACGCTGATCGTAGGCCCGGTTATTGTCTGTTGTATGAAAGCGGCCCAGGGCATGGGATGAGGGGAGTTGCAGCTCTTGTTCAAGACGCGCGGTGAATGTTTCAAAAAAATCCATTACCGGGACATCCAGCTGTTTGAAATAGTCACGGATTTGAGGGTCCACCAGGGTGGTGAAGACAATCGGCTTCTGATTGGACTCGATGGTTGTCTGATTGATCCGCTCTGCAACCCGCCTGGCCTTGTCCAGGGTGTCAATAAAAGGCCAGTGAACTGTCTCGTAAGTGAAGCCCTCAAATTGACTCAGTAACGAACGTCCCATGGCCTCTACCGTGATACCGGTATGATCGGCGAGAAAGAAGATGGTACGTTTCATAGGATTGGCTGCAGGGTTGTTAGGCTAAAGTCGATTCGATTCAAGCAGGCGCGGCAGGGCCGCACCCAAGGGTGCCAGGCAGCCCTTGGTGCCTCCCTGCACCCAGGTTGCTTGATCAGCTTTCCAGACCGGCCAGGAGACGCCAGGTGTCGATAACCGTATCCGGATTCAGGGACATGCTTTGGATACCCTGTTCCACCAGCCATTCCGCCAGGTCAGGGTAGTCAGATGGGCCCTGACCGCATATGCCCACATATTTCCCTGCCTCGTTACAGGCCTGGATCGCCATGCCGAGCATCCGTTTAACCGCCGGATCCCTTTCATCAAAGCTGTTGGCCACCAGGCCTGAATCACGGTCCAATCCGAGGGTCAACTGGGTCATGTCGTTGGAACCGATGGAGAAACCGTCGAAATATTCAAGGAAATCCTTGGCCAGGACGGCATTCGAGGGCAACTCGCACATCATAATGACCTTCAGCCCGTTTTCGCCCCGTTTTAGGCCGTTCTCTTCCAGTAGTTGGATAACAGCTGCTGCCTCGTCCAGGGTACGCACAAAGGGGATCATGATCTCCACATTGTCAAACCCCATCTCTTCCCGTACCCGTTTCAGGGCCCGGCACTCCAGCTCGAAGCAGGGTCGGAAACTCTGTGAAATGTAGCGGGATGCCCCGCGAAAGCCGATCATCGGGTTCTCTTCTTCGGGTTCATAGAGCTTGCCGCCGATCAGGTTTGCATATTCGTTCGATTTAAAATCGGACATGCGCACGATCACCGGTTTTCCATTGAAGGCGGCAGCGAGGGTGGAGATACCCTCAACCAGTTTATCCACGTAGAACTCCACCGGAGCGGAATAGCCGTCGATCTGTTTCTGCACACTGGATTTGATATCGCTGGGTAGATTGTCAAACTCCATCAGGGCCCGGGGATGTACTCCAATAGTGGTGTTGATGATGAATTCCAGGCGGGCCAGGCCTATGCCCGAATTGGGGATACGGCTGAAGGCGAAGGCACGACTCGGATTGGCCACATTCATCATGATCTTGGCGGGGGGTTCCGGTAGCGAGGTAACGTCGCCACGACTGATGGAGAATTTCAACAGACCCTGGTAGATAAAACCGTCATCGCCCTCGGCGCAGGATACGGTAACCTCCTGTCCCTCTTGCAGGGTTTCGGTGGCGTCGTTACAGCCCACCACGGCGGGGATACCCAGTTCGCGGGCAATGATCGCCGCATGACAGGTTCGCCCACCCCGGTTGGTGACGATGGCGGAGGCCCGTTTCATCACCGGCTCCCAATCCGGATCGGTCATATCGGTGATCAGCACATCACCGGGTTCGACCTTCGCCATTTCGCTGGCATTGTGGATGACCTTCGCCACACCTGAGCCGATGCGCTGACCGATGGCGCGGCCCTGGGCCAATACCTGACCTTTCTCCTCCAGCTTGAATCGCTCCACCGTGGAGGCATCGACCCGGCTCTCCACCGTCTCCGGCCGGGCCTGGAGGATATACAGCTGACCATCACTGCCATCCAGGCCCCATTCGATATCCATCGGGCGCTGATAGTGCTTTTCGATGGTAATCGCCATCTGCGCCAGGCTCTCCACCTGTTCATTTGTGAGAGAAAACTGTCGCCGCTGCTGCTCGGGTACAGCCACGGTCACGACACGCTCTTCATCCGCCTGACCATAGACCATCTTGATTGCCTTGCCGCCCAGATTGCGACGCAGGATAGCCGGGCGTCCTGCTTCCACGTTGCCCTTATGGACGTAGAATTCATCCGGGTTCACCGAACCCTGTACCACCGTCTCGCCCAAGCCATAGGAGCTGGTGATAAAGACGGCATCCTTGAAGCCGGACTCCGTATCCAGGGTGAACATCACCCCGGAGGAGCCGATGTCGGAACGCACCATACGCTGGATGCCGGCGGAGAGGGCCACATCTTCATGGGCGAATCCCTGATGTACCCGATAGGAGATCGCACGGTCGTTGTAGAGGGAGGCGAATACCTCCTTGATGGCGACCATTACCTCATCCAGGCCCTGCACATTGAGGAAGGTCTCCTGTTGGCCGGCGAATGAGGCATCTGGCAGGTCTTCGGCGGTTGCCGAGGAGCGGACCGCGACTGAAGGGGGAGTATCCGTATCACCGGTAAGCTGTTTGTAGGCCTCGGTTACCGCAACTTGCAGGGATTCAGGGAAAGGCGCATCCACCACCCATTGGCGTATCGTCTTGCCGGCCTCGGCCAGGGCGGTGACATCCTCCACGTCCAGGGCTTTCAGCAACGGATCAATCCGCTCCGCGAGGCCATTGTGGCGCAGGAATTCACGATATGCATGAGCCGTAGTGGCGAAGCCACCGGGGACACTGACGCCCGCATCGGCAAGGCCGCTGATCATCTCTCCCAAGGAAGCGTTCTTTCCGCCCACCTGATCCACATTCTGCATCTTCAGATGTTGGAACCAGATGATTTGCTCATTCACCGCTTGGCCTCTGCTGTTGGATTGATTGGACTGCTCATTCATTGTTGTAACCTCTGGGGTTGTCTCCTTGACGTTGGCAGCTGCTGCCGCTACATAAACAGCTCTTTCCGCAACCCGTACCCTCTTCCCTGGGAGGGCCGAATTCTGGATGCAGCTTGGCGAAGCGCCGCGCGATCGATTGCACTATCAACCAACCGAGCAGCAGAATAGGAATTATTGTCATGGCAATGAGATAGTCTATCAAGATTAGCCCCCGAGACCTGCAAAACCCATGAACGAAAGTGATAGCAACCCACCGAGCACCAGGCTGACTGCGGCTCCCTGGGTGATGCTGGGCATGGTGGAAAGCTCCAGTTTTTCCCGCAGACCCGCCATCAGCAGAATTGCCAGGACAAAACCGGTGCCGGCACCCAGGGCGTAGACCAGGGATTGCAGGAAGTCATACTCCTTGAAGGTTTGAAATAGTGCCAGACCCAGGATCGCGCAATTGGTCGTGATCAGTGGCAGAAATATACCCAGGGAGCGGAACAGACCGGGTGAGAATTTCTTCAAGGTCATCTCCACCAGCTGTACCGCGCTGGCGATCACAGCGATATATGCAATCAGACGTAGAAATTCGATCTCAAATGTCACCAGGACAATATTGATCATATAGGCGCAGACAGAACTGACCAGCATCACGAACATGGTAGCCAGTCCCATGGGCAGGGCGGTGTTGAGTTTCCCGGAAACACCAAGAAACGGGCATAGCCCGAGAAACAGCGCCAATACGAAGTTGTTTGCCAGTACCGCGTTGAGAAAGATAAAGCTGAGTGATTCAGTGCCCATTGCTTGGCGCCCTCCGGGCTGGGGAATTATGAATTAACAATTCAAAATTAATCATCGTGTTTCCGTTGCCGTTTCCAGCTCCGCACGCTCTTTGCGCTGCTTCAGCCACTCGAACAGCAGCAGCCATGCCCCGAGTACGAGAAAACCACCGGCCGGCAGCACCATCACCACCCAGGGTTCGAAACGGGGCCCGAACAGATCGACACCGAACAGGCTGCCGGCACCCAGGATCTCCCGTACCACGCCGAGGCAGAGCAGGGCGAAGGTGAAGCCGATACCCATTCCCAGACCATTGACGATGGCCTTTAGCGGCCGGTTTCTCGAGGCGTAGGCCTCGGCACGGCCGAGGATCATGCAATTCACCACAATCAGCTGAATAAAGGCGCCCAGGGCATTATAGAGGTCGAGGGAGATGGCCTGGATGGTGTAGTCGACGATGGTGACGAAGGTGGCGATGATGACGATATAGGTGGCGATTCTGACCTGTTTCGGGATGCTCTTGCGCAGCAGCGATATCAGGGTACCGGAGGCCAGCAGCACGAAGGTGGTGGCGAGGCCCATTGCCAAGGCATTAATCGCCGAGTTGGTGACAGCCAGTACGGGACACATGCCAAGCAACATGACAAACACCGGGTTGTCCCGCCACAGTCCTTCAGTGAATGTCTCCCAGGTGATAGTGGGGTTGTCTTTAGCCATTGCTCAATTCGCTTCCGGTTTATTCATCGGTGACCTCAGGCTGCTGCAGAGGCTCGCCGGCCGCTGTCAGCTTGTCCAGGTGTGGCACAAGACCAGGCAGCAGCTGCTTTGCCGACTGATTGATCGCCTTGCCTACCGCCTTGGATGAGATGGTGGCGCCGGAGATGGCGTCGATCTCCCAGGGATTCTGTTTACTGCCCGGCTTCACCGTGACGATCTCATTGGCCAAACTCCGGCCGTCGCTGCTGAGCCTGACATCCAGTGCATCGAAGTTGGCGACAAAATTGGCGTCGGTGATGATCTTATCCCCCAAACCGGGTGTTTCAGCCAGTTTCAGCACTTTGATGCCGCGGATACATTCACAGGCAGGGTCGTAGCCATACAGGAGATGGATCAGGTCCGCATAGCCCTGGGCAGCTGCCTTCGCCGCTACGCCCTTCAACGTGCCTTCCGCGTCATATCCCGCGTAGACCAGAACCCCCTCGGCGGGTTTGTCGACTGTGACAGGCTCTACTTCACCACCATTGACTACAAAATCCTTGCGCGAAACAGCCCCGGGAATGACCTTGAAAACCGCCGCTTCTATGGCTCGGCGTTGATTTTCCGCGATAATCGGTTTGGTCAGCTGATAGGTGAGCACCACCAGAAACCCGGACAGCATTGCGATGCCCATCAACGTCCGGATCATGGGTCCGGCGGGGGTTGATGGCTGCATGACTTCTGCTTCAGGGGTACTCATTTGCTCGCCTTCTGCTCGCCGAACACGCGAGGCTGGGTGATTTGATCGATCAGTGGAGTGGCCGCGTTGCCAAGGAGAATGGCATACATCACACCCTCGGTGAGGCCGCCGAATAGACGGATGATCACTGTAATCACGCCGATCATCAAGGCATAGATAATGACCCCGAGCGGGGTGACCGGAGAGCCGACCATATCACTCGCCATGAACCATGCACCCAGCATCAATCCGCCTGAACAGAGCACGAACAAGGGGTCCGGATAGCGTGCCGGATCGATGAGATAGAAGATCCCGGCGGTAACCGCGGCGCCCAGCATCACCAGTACCGGGATACGCCAGTCGAGCATCTTTCGTGCTGCCAGGTAGAGCCCGCAGAGCAGAATCAAGAGTGCCGAAGTCTCTCCTGCCGATCCGGCCGTGGTACCCAGCAGCATATCCATGATGTCAGTCTGCACCGCTTCGAATTTCTGCAGTGCCAGCGGCGTGGCGCCGCTGAAGGCATCCACCTTGACCTCGGCCACCCAATCGCCGAGTGCCGGGGGCTGCAGGAAAGGAGGTGTCAGTGTGGTTGGAATGAATTGGCTGAAGCGTCCTTCGAAGAAGGCGGGGGTCCAGGTGGTGATCGCCACTGGAAACGCCGCCTGGACAAAGGCGCGACCGATCAGTGCCGGGTTCATGGCATTCATACCAAGGCCGCCGAACAGGGCCTTTCCCAGGGCAATGGCGATGATGCCCGCCACAACACCCATCCAGAGGGGGAAACCCGGGGGCAGGGTCAATGCCAGCAGCAGGCCGGTGATGGTTGCGGACCAGTCACCCAGGCTGTTGGGCTGGTCATTCAGACGGTTGAACAGGCGCTCGCTCAACAGACAGGTGATGGTCACCACGACGATCAGGGCCAAGGCACTGAGTCCAAATTGCCAGACGGTGAAAACACAGATCGGGAGCAGGGCATAGACCACGTTACGCATGATCCGAACCACGTCACCCCCCGCATGGGCGTGGGGTGAGGTGCGCAGCTCAATGGTGGGTTTCTTACTCATGCGGCCTGTTCTCTGTTGATCGCCTTTGCGATGCGGAAATATTGTACAAGCGGAATGTTAGAGGGACAGACATAGGAACAGCAACCGCATTCGAAACAGTCACTGAGATGATAGTCCAGGGCCATCTCTTCATATTTACGTTTTGCCGCCATCTGACCAAGCATAGAGGGATTGAGATGCATGGGACAGGCACTGACGCAGCGCGCACAGCGGATACAGGGCCAGATTCTTTGACTCTCATCCTCAATCGAAGGCTCGTTCAACACCAACAGACCGGAGGTGCCCTTGGTGATGGGAGTATCCATGGCGGAGACGGCCGGGCCCATCATCGGCCCGCCAAGAATGAATTCGGTGCGTGATCCCTCGTAACCCGTCTGTTCCAGGATATGGCGTATCGGTGTCCCCAGGGGCACCATATAGTTACCCGGTTTGACAATGCCGGGCCCGGCGACGGTGATCACCCGTTCTATCAATCCTTGCCCCAATGGCAGCAACACGCCGAGAAATGCCAGGGTGCCTACGTTGTTGACCACGACTCCCACATCGGCCGGTAATCCGCCAGTGGGTACCTCCCGGTCAAGCAGGGACTTGATCAGCATCTTCTCCGATCCTTGCGGGTACTTGGTCTCAACCACCTCGACCCGGATAGGGCTGCCCTTGGAGAGATTGGCACGCAACACCTCGGCGGCATCCATTTTGTTGTCTTCGATGCCGATGATGGCCTGACTGGTTCCCGATGCCTGCATCGCATAGCGTATACCACGAATCAGTGCTTTCGGGTATTCCAGCATGATGCGATGGTCACAGGTTAAATAGGGCTCGCATTCACAGCCATTGATGATCAGGGTATCGACCTGCTTGTCCTTTGGAATCGTCAGCTTCATATGCGATGGGAAGGCTGCGCCGCCGAGTCCCACCATGCCGCTGTCCTGGATTGCCTGGATGATCTCCCCCTGATTGAGCTCGCTCATCTCCCGGGCGTGTCCCCACAATACCTCCTGGGTTGAGCCTTCGTAGACATCCAGCACGATCCCATTGGATTTAGGTCCTTTCGGGGTCGGCATCAGCTCGATATCCCGAATCCGCCCGGTGGCCGGGGCATGCAGGGGTACCGAGAAGTTGCCGTCGGCCTTGGCAATCGGCTCGCCACGCACCACTTCCTGGCCTTTTTTCACCAGCGGGATAGCGGGTTTCCCGATATGTTGATCCAGGGGCAGCACCAGTTGCGAGGGGAAGGCAAGCCGCCGTATAGGCTTGCCCGCCGTATCTTTGTGATAGGGCGGATGGATACCGTGGGTGAAGCTTTTCAGCCCAAACAGCAGGTTGAGAAGTCCCATATCGTGTCAGACTCGGTCAGTAGGCGGATCTGGCGATCCGCCTATTTGTAAAGAAGCATTTTCTGTTTGCCATTATTGCTATCGTCTGCGGGTCTATTGATATTTCGCAGCGCGCTTGAGCAGTTTTTCCAAGTCCTTTTCCGCTTGGTTCCAGGGTGTGCCGGGATGGATGCATTCAGCGGTGCACTTTTCCGCCGCCTTGACGATATCCTTGAACTTCCCCCCCTGGGGATCAACGATCACGGCCTTCTTCTCATCGTTGTAGGCGAAGATGCCCGGATTGATCTCAATGCACTCGTCACAGGCCGTGCATTCCGGGGTCTCGATCCACACCGGTTCATAATCACCCATGGCTTCGCCTGCACCGGAAGCTGCCCCCGCGCCATTCCCGGGGGTGTTGGCAGAAATCGATCCCGCCAATGCCTCGGCATTGCCGGTGGCGGCCATCGAAAGCAGGGTGGAACTGAGACGGTTGGCCATATCCACTTTGGCCTGATTCACCAGGGCGTTCACATCCACCTTGTCGAGTTCACCGGCGATACCCTTGAGTTGGCGCCAGAACTGGCGACGTTCATCACAGGAGCGGGCGATCTCTTCCGCACAGATGATCCTCATCAGGCGATTCTTGCTGTCCACGCCCCAGATATAGGGAAACTGACCCTCACGATCATCTTCGTCCAGCTCGATAAACTCATGCATCGGGAGCATATTGTCATTCCAGGTTTCCGGCGGCGCCATGCGGAACTGCTTACGGAAGCGACCCTCGGTAACGGCAAAGTCGGCAAAGGTCATCGGTACCTCGAGCTTGCACGCTTCGCCCTTTTCATCCTCATAGTCGATGCTGTACATGGGCCAATCGTCATCCATGCCGGGATTGCCTTCCAGGTCGATGCACTCTTCTATGGTGATACCCGCATCCGGATCATATTTCACTAAGGGATAGGCGCGTGATTCAACGGCCATTTTCGATTGCCGAAATGCAATATCGTCACCGATTCCATGTTCCGGCGGACAGACGGCATAGATATTGAACAGTGCAGGACGGCGGCTGTTGAGGCCGTCGATATAGCCTTCGATCAAGTGAGTGGTATTGCTGATGGTGCCCTGCAATACATAGGTGGTGCGGTGGGCGATACCGATCAAAGATACCTCTTTGCGGATCTCCTCCTTGCCCTTCCAGGCCTTGCCGTAAGGACTCATATCGGCAACCTGACCGATGTAGCCGGAGGTACAGGCCTGGCCACCGGTATTGGAGTAGACCTGGGTGTCGAGCACCAGAACCTTGATCGGCATGCCGGAGGCGAGTGCCCGGGAGAGATTCTGGAAGCCGATATCGTACATCGCACCATCGCCGCCCACGGAGACTACCGGTGGACAGAGCTTCCACTCCTCGTCACTGAAGTCACTCCAGCTGAACTGTTGGAAGTAGTCGCCATGTTCGGTCGGGTTGTATTTTCCGGCCAACTCCAACTCGGCCTTGCGGATGGCAGCGAAGCCATCCGCCATCTTGCGCATATGCCCTTCAAACAGGCCCATCGCAACCGACGGGCTGTCCTGGAACAGGTGGCTGGCCCAGGGGAAGGGGTAGGGATTGAAGGGGTAGGTGGAGCCCCACACAGAGGTACATCCAGTCGCATTGACTATGCCCATCTCGGCACGGCCGCGCTTGGTGGTCCCTTCAACATAGCGCCATTTCAATTCCCGCAGCTGATCCAGTAACTGGGTCGCCCACTGCAGCCATTCACGGTCGATCACCGTCTTCTCATGGCCGGTGTCGAGATTGTCGCTCAGGTTGGAAAGGGTAAGGTCTCCCTCACCATTACTGGAGACAGCATCAGCGATGGCACTCGAATCGCTGAGATCAACCCCAGCTGCCAGTTTCAGGCGCACATGCTGTTCCAAGTCCCCGATCAGGCTGTCGATCTTCTCCAGATGTTGCTT comes from the Candidatus Thiodiazotropha sp. CDECU1 genome and includes:
- a CDS encoding RnfABCDGE type electron transport complex subunit D, translating into MSKKPTIELRTSPHAHAGGDVVRIMRNVVYALLPICVFTVWQFGLSALALIVVVTITCLLSERLFNRLNDQPNSLGDWSATITGLLLALTLPPGFPLWMGVVAGIIAIALGKALFGGLGMNAMNPALIGRAFVQAAFPVAITTWTPAFFEGRFSQFIPTTLTPPFLQPPALGDWVAEVKVDAFSGATPLALQKFEAVQTDIMDMLLGTTAGSAGETSALLILLCGLYLAARKMLDWRIPVLVMLGAAVTAGIFYLIDPARYPDPLFVLCSGGLMLGAWFMASDMVGSPVTPLGVIIYALMIGVITVIIRLFGGLTEGVMYAILLGNAATPLIDQITQPRVFGEQKASK
- the rsxC gene encoding electron transport complex subunit RsxC, whose protein sequence is MGLLNLLFGLKSFTHGIHPPYHKDTAGKPIRRLAFPSQLVLPLDQHIGKPAIPLVKKGQEVVRGEPIAKADGNFSVPLHAPATGRIRDIELMPTPKGPKSNGIVLDVYEGSTQEVLWGHAREMSELNQGEIIQAIQDSGMVGLGGAAFPSHMKLTIPKDKQVDTLIINGCECEPYLTCDHRIMLEYPKALIRGIRYAMQASGTSQAIIGIEDNKMDAAEVLRANLSKGSPIRVEVVETKYPQGSEKMLIKSLLDREVPTGGLPADVGVVVNNVGTLAFLGVLLPLGQGLIERVITVAGPGIVKPGNYMVPLGTPIRHILEQTGYEGSRTEFILGGPMMGPAVSAMDTPITKGTSGLLVLNEPSIEDESQRIWPCIRCARCVSACPMHLNPSMLGQMAAKRKYEEMALDYHLSDCFECGCCSYVCPSNIPLVQYFRIAKAINREQAA
- a CDS encoding FMN-binding protein, which codes for MSTPEAEVMQPSTPAGPMIRTLMGIAMLSGFLVVLTYQLTKPIIAENQRRAIEAAVFKVIPGAVSRKDFVVNGGEVEPVTVDKPAEGVLVYAGYDAEGTLKGVAAKAAAQGYADLIHLLYGYDPACECIRGIKVLKLAETPGLGDKIITDANFVANFDALDVRLSSDGRSLANEIVTVKPGSKQNPWEIDAISGATISSKAVGKAINQSAKQLLPGLVPHLDKLTAAGEPLQQPEVTDE